In Archocentrus centrarchus isolate MPI-CPG fArcCen1 chromosome 16, fArcCen1, whole genome shotgun sequence, a single window of DNA contains:
- the lpcat3 gene encoding lysophospholipid acyltransferase 5, which produces MAAPLLEQLSESLGSPEPAIRLLLSILIGYPFALVDRWFLFYQPATVIHLFHTFSGLALAAFNFGPQLYHSVVCVLVQFLMLRLMGRTVTTVLSSFTFQMLYLLAGYYYTATEEYDIKWTMPHCVLTLKLIGLSFDYYDGGKEPSKLSSEQKAAALPSVPSLLEVSGFSYFYGGFLVGPQFTLRSYQRLVARELTDCPGKVPNSVIPAMKRFALGFLCLVIYAIFSPHYPDSYYLTDEYEVQPFWYRCVFILLWGKVILYKYVSCWVIAEGVCILSGLGYNGLVDGKHQWDACANMKVWLFETTPLFGGTIASFNINTNAWAARHVFKRLKFLGNKTLSHVATLFFLSIWHGLHSGYILCFSMEFFIITVERQAQALVRDSPTLTKLANSALYPLIYVVQQFIHWLFMGYPLVAFCIFSYDKWLKVYSSVYFCGHLFFLVAFLIMPYLRKALVPKKEQREKKQD; this is translated from the exons ATGGCGGCCCCCTTGCTGGAGCAACTGTCGGAGTCTTTAGGTTCCCCGGAACCAGCGATTCGACTCCTTTTATCTATTTTAATCG GGTATCCCTTTGCTCTGGTGGACCGGTGGTTCTTGTTCTACCAGCCTGCCACAGTTATCCATTTGTTCCACACGTTTTCTGGATTGGCTCTTGCAGCGTTCAATTTTG GCCCTCAGCTCTATCACTCCGTAGTATGTGTCCTTGTCCAATTTCTGATGCTGAGGCTCATGGGAAGGACGGTAACAACTGTCCTGAGCAGCTTTACCTTTCAAATG TTGTACCTGCTGGCGGGGTATTATTACACAGCCACAGAGGAGTATGACATCAAGTGGACTATGCCTCACTGTGTCCTCACACTTAAACTTATTG GTTTGTCATTTGATTACTATGACGGTGGGAAAGAACCA TCCAAGCTGAGTTCAGAGCAGAAGGCGGCGGCCCTGCCGTCTGTGCCCTCGCTGCTCGAGGTGTCCGGCTTCTCCTACTTCTATGGAGGCTTTCTTGTGGGTCCCCAGTTTACACTGCGCAGCTACCAAAGACTTGTGGCGAGGGAGCTCACCGACTGCCCTGGAAAAGTTCCCAACAG tgtcatACCAGCTATGAAGAGGTTTGCTctgggttttctctgcctgGTCATATATGCGATATTTAGTCCTCATTACCCAGACAGCTACTATTTAACAGATGAGTATGAG GTGCAACCATTCTGGTATCGCTGTGTGTTTATTCTGCTGTGGGGCAAAGTCATTTTGTATAAATATGTCAGCTGTTGGGTTATAGCG GAGGGTGTGTGTATATTATCTGGATTGGGGTACAATGGACTGGTGGACGGTAAGCACCAGTGGGATGCCTGTGCCAATATGAAGGTGTGGCTCTTTGAAACTACGCCGCTCTTTGGAGGAACCATTGCTTCTTTTAACATCAACACAAACGCCTGGGCTGCCAG ACATGTGTTCAAGCGGTTGAAGTTCCTGGGCAATAAGACTTTATCTCACGTGGCCACGCTCTTCTTTTTATCGATTTGGCACGGCCTTCACTCCGGGTACATCTTGTGCTTCTCCATGGAGTTCTTCATCATCACTGTGGAGCGACAG GCCCAGGCATTAGTAAGGGACAGTCCCACGCTGACGAAGCTGGCCAACAGCGCACTCTACCCCCTCATCTATGTAGTCCAGCAGTTTATCCACTGGCTCTTCATGGGGTATCCTCTAGTGGCATTCTGCATCTTCAGTTATGACAAATGGCTCAAG GTGTATTCGTCTGTCTATTTCTGTGGTCACTTATTCTTCCTAGTAGCCTTTTTAATCATGCCATACCTTCGTAAGGCACTGGTGCCTAAAAAGGAGCAGAGGGAGAAGAAGCAGGACTAA